A window of Candidatus Nitrosotenuis uzonensis genomic DNA:
TAGTCTTGCGGAAACTCGAGTTTTTCTGTTCCCGACTCGACAAACCACAGGTTTGCATTTCCAATGTTTTTTTGTTTGATTATTCCTTCGGCTGCAAAGACCTGGAGGTATTTTGTTATTGTTGCGCGGTTCATTCCTAACTTGTCTGCTATCTCTACGCCAGAAAGGCCAGTCTTGGATTCTGAGAGTATCTCTATGAGCTTTTGCTGAATCTGATCCTGCCTGTAACCACGAGCCATGAGTTGTTTTTAGTGCCAAAGTCAATTATTTGTGTATTTGTCAACGATTGGGAGACAAGAAGTATTAAATAGTACATTACCTTATGGTACGGTAACAGGTAAGTAAAATGCCAAAGGCAGGTTTCAAATCAATCACAGTCTCGGAGGAAGTCTATGACAAGTTCTTTGAGGTATTCGAAAAGAGCAAATCCGAGCTGATGATGAAAGGCATCAACAGCTTTTCAGGGTATGTCACATACATGCTGGAGCAGACGATGCAAAAAGACAAGACCTTTGCAAGATACGCGCCAAAAATAGAAAAGATAACCATTGATGAGGACAGAGTCGTTCTCAAGGATAACATCAAGAACAGGATCGCCGAGGTGACAATTCAGAGGGGAGAACTATTTTGCCAGCTCTGCGAGGAAAAAGACTGCGTCCATATTGGTTATGTATTCTCACTTCCTGATGTCTATGAGGTTCTCAACTCTAGAGGAATAAAACATCCCAAGTAGACGTTTTTAGTTTTAAAAAAAGATGCAGGGAGTGGGATTTGAACCCACGAACCCCTAAGAGACGGGATCACCCATTATTAGATCTTAAGTCCCGCGCATCCAAAAGCAATTTTGCTTACTTTGGCCAGGCTCGGCTATCCCTGCAGTTTAGCTTAGATTCCGGGCAAGATTTAACAGTTTAGCGTTTTGCGCAAGTTTCAATTAGACATAATAAGGAATTACCCAAGGAAAAATTTGTGCTTCGATAGCTCAGCCTGGTAGAGCGTTACCTTGGTAAGGTAAAGGTCGCGGGTTCGGATCCCGCTCGGAGCTTTTCAATAGTTCTTTATCAGGAGCTCGGTGTGCCCTGTTCGTTTGCTAGAGTCCGAGTTTATGGCCCGATTGGCGCGTATTGCAACTATCTTCCAGTCCTTTGAGAATAACGCCCGTACTTCAGGCGAGTTTGAGTTTGAGTGGAGTACATTGCAGCCTCTCTCAGATAGCTTCTCGGATACCTTGACGAGTTTTTGCAGATCCTCGTATGTAAAATCCCTGTTAGTGTAGCTGGTAAAGTTTGCTGTGTCGCTCACCGGCTGGTAGGGCGGATCAAAGTAGACAAAGTCGCCTCGGTCTGCATCATCAAGAACAGAAGTGAAATCACGGCAGCTGAACTGCACTTTTCTTATGCGCAGAATGTTGCTTACAGCATACAGATTCTCCTCATTGACAATGTTCGGATTTGAGTATCTGCCCAGCGGCACGTTAAACTTGCCCTTGCTATTCACGCGATACAGTCCGTTAAAGCACGTCCTGTTCAAAAACAACAGTCGCGAGACCTTCTCTATCTGGTCCTTTGGCTCCTGTTCCCTCACCTTATAATAGTAAGAATCCGGATTTTTTTTGTAATTTTTAGCATGATTTTGAAGCGATTGTATTAGCTCGTCCACTCTGTCTCTGACTGTTACGTACGCAAGCACCAAGTCAGAGTTAAGGTCGGATGCTTTGCACCTGGCATCAGGGTTTTGTGCCAGCATGCGAAACAAAACTGCACCGCCTCCAAGAAACGGCTCATAGTACGTCTCGAACCGGCGCGGCAGATGTTTTTCTATGACATCAAGAAGCTGTCTTTTTCCTCCAGCCCACTTGACGAATGGTTTTGGTTCAACGCTCAGTATCTGGCTCAACAGTAACTAATCAGACAGAGTCATATCGCCCCGCAAGACAACAAAAGATCACAACGTGTACAATATTTTTTAATCAATACCTTGCGGTTGGGTGCTCAAAAACAAGAGAAAGGAAAAGGGTGTAGGGTTTTAGTCCCACTTGGACCAAGCTGCCATCCATCTATACGTCCACGTATTTAGCTTGCATCCCAACGCGGCCATAGTTACCGATAGTACGGCACCTGCGCCTGCACCGAGTGCAACTGGACTGTTATAGAATTTGCCTACAGCGGGCTCGATCGGAGTCATGTATGGAGGCAGTGTTGGTCTTGGATATTTGAATGCAGTCTCTAACGGGTCAGCAACCGTGATCAAGTTGACCATGTTGAACAGCGGCAATGATAGTCCTGCCATTACACCGCCGAATAGTATCAGCGAGTGCTTGTTCTTCTTTGTTGCCCAGTATGCCAGATCCAGCAGCATTGCTGATGGTAGCCAAACTGGTGTGACAATGAAGTCGTATGGATAACCGAGTGCAAACCATGCACCTTTGGCAACCCACGTATAGACAGTCATGATCAACGCGTAATACGTTGCCGTTCCTGGAACTCCTGTGAATGTCAGATAGTAGCATGCGCCGACTACTAACATCAGTGTTTGCGATATTGAGAATACGACAAACGAAGTCCAGGCCCAGTCAGTGTAGAAGATGTAGTCTCCTGCATTAATTGTTAGCAGGGTAGAGTTGACTGCAACCACTACTATGAACAAGTAGTGAGTACATCGTCTAAGCCAGACCATTAATCCCCTACAGATACCCTGAGTATATAAAATTTTAGACAATTATGAAGATCGGTATGTTGTAGAAGAGAATTAAAAATAAGAAAAAGTCGGGAACTTTCCCTATACGCCGACGAATAGGGATATTAAGATCGTTCCAACAGCGGTTCCACCAAGCGCAGCACCGACGATGCCGTTGCTCTTCTTCTTGGTGCCCTCTTCCATTACTTTAACACAGAAGAGATAACCGATTGCTTCAACTATTGTCAGGACGATAAAGGCGTAGTGACCGCTTGGTGTTGGATAAGCCCAAGGATAATAGAAGTATCCTGCAGCTGTTCCACCAAATGTTGCCAGCCATGCTGCTATGTATGAAAGCGTGATTATGCCTGTCATGTTTTCTACACGACGACCAATCATCTTCTCTACGTCAGCACTGGTTGCGCCTCCGCCACCTGAGCCAAATCCTTTTGGTAGAGTCATTTGGTTTAGTAACCGGCAGAATACTTTTAAGCCTTTCTACAAAACGCAAGACCGGCCGATCTAGGCCTTTATAATAAAAATAAGAAAAAAGCGGTTTTCGCTTATGGGATGGATCTGCTGTACAGTTTGCCTTCTAGGGCCATCTTGTACATTTCAGCAACATATGGGTTCTCACCTGGTGTTTCTGCACCTAGTTCGACCAGTCGTGCGTATACTCTAACGACATATGCTAGAGCGCCCATGAAGGCTACGACGACACCCATGTTGAACATCCAGTGGTTTGGAACTGCGAAGATTTCCTCTACGAACCAAAAGTGCCACATCTCGTTGACTCCGATCGTGAACATGGTTGCAAGGTAACCAAGAATGGTCATCTTCAGGCCAGTGTTCATCGAGTTGTTCGGGCCTCTGAGGATTGGTACTCTTCTATCATAGATTGCTACTGCTCCCCAACCTAGTGGTAGTGCTACAAAGTGTGAGTACAACCACCAGTGTGCTGGAGTGAACGCAGAGTCTCTGATAGAGGTTTGATGTAGAGAGCCGTCTACAAAGTTGTCTACTTCCACTGATGCTGCTGTGGATCCCATTGCGATGACGATGAGCCAGATCTTCTTTAGTCTCTGGATCTCAACTTCTTTTGGGATTAATGCCGGCATCTGTGCCATGAGAGAGATTGTTTGTCTTTCATATATAAAACATGAGTTATTTTTTAGTCAAAATTCTTAAAAAAATTACAAAAAACCATGATAAAAAATATACTTATCATTCATACTGAATTCATCCTTCGTAATTTTTTTATAGTCATGTTTTGACATTTTCTATGTTCAACATTGATGTAGCACAGCAAGATCAACAGCATATCTATACCATCTTATGATCACCGCATGACAACAACGGTAAAACATATATCGTTCTATGTTAGTTTTTGATTAATTAACGGGATAACTATGGTCGACAAGAAAATATTCGTAGTAGCGCTCGGTGTGATTTTAGCACTAGGAACATTTGGTCCACACGTGGCACAGATGGTCCAAAATGCAGAAGCACACGGTGTACAGGCACAACTTCAAAGCCGTTTCGTAAAGATTGAAGACGAGACATTCAACAGACAGTCACTCAACACAGGTGAAGAGCTGGTCATTAGTGGCAAGTTCGTCAGTCTGGTTGAAAGAGACCTCAGAGGATGGAACTCTATATTCTCAGAGTCCACCAACGCAGGCAACAGATGGGAAATTCTAGCAAGAAGCCCACCAGGAAACGTCTTCCAGATACCAGGTAACGCTGTTATCGATTACGAAATCAGAGCCAAGGCATTAGAGCCAGGCGTATACCACGTACACACACAGCTTAATGTAGCTAGTGTTGGACCAGGATTAGGCCCAGGACAAACAGTTGTAGTATCTGGTGAACCAATACTAAAACCAATTCCATACACAAACATCATGTACCAATCAATAATCATTGCAGTTGGCTACGTGATCACGTTTGCAACTCGCCCCTGGCAAGTAATCTAAACCAACCTAACACCTCTTTTTCATTTTATTAGAACTCGCTTAGAAACGACTTTATGCCATTCCGTTCATGCCACCAGTATGATCTGGCCCGGAATGGGAGACCCAAGCAAGCGCAAAAAGACGCTAAAATATCTCATCATGACTGCCATAGTAGGCGTCGGAGTTGCCGCTGCAAGCTCTGGCATCCAGGTTGTGTTAAACCAAGACAACCCGCTCAAAGTCTGCATAAATGACAGAGATACAAGATTTGTGATAACTGCCACGCTCGAAGTATACGTTGACAAACAAAAGTATCCAATACCGGCCCAAGTCGGATTCAAAGAAGGTTGCCAGAGGTCGCTTTATACGCTTTCTAACGACGGCACCATCTATGCGGCATGGACTGAAGAGTACCCCTTTGAGATAGGCCACTTTTTGTGGATGTGGGAGTTCCCACTAAGAGATATGCAGGAATCCAAATCAAAAATATTCATGGATGGAAAAGAGTCCGCAGACTTTATCCGCACCCCTCTAGTCGACGGTGCCCACTATAGAGCGGAATTCATATCAAAAGCATATGACGAGTTCCAGGATAGGGACTTTGCACCGCCCAAGTAAAGTGCGCAAATGCCGTTTGGCAAAGCAGATTTGATTGAGAATAAAATAAAATCTAAAAAGAATGAAAAGAGAGTTTTACCAGTACTTTCCGTTGTCTGGTATCAATCCGATACCTTCTCTTTCAAAGTGTCTGTCTAGTTCGTCAACCCATCTTTCACGGTTGTCTTTGTATGACCAGCCGTGAACTCTAAGCCAGTATGCTATGATTCCCAGGAGGAATATAGTAAACATCATGGTACCAAATATGTATACCATTACATCGTAGAATAATGGGTCATAGTTTGGTCCTAGTTGTCCAAATACGGTAGACAGAATGCTATACACTGTACCGAGTAATGGAGTCATTGAGATACAACCTATTAATGTGCGATATATACATTTCTCTGACAGGCGAGTTTGGCAAATGATCGCCGCTACCGGTAGGTTGGATTAATAAAATGGAAAAAGGAGGTTGGTTTATCCTCGTCCTTGTGCTGCATATCTGCCAGAGCGTGCTCTGACAAAGAATGCCGCTGCGATTCCGCCAAAGACAGCTGCTGCGATTGCAGATGCGCCCAATACACCATCAGCTGCAAGGTATGGAGTTCCAGAACCTGTAGCTGGGTTTTCTTGTGCGTATTCTACTCTTTCTCTTTGGAGTTTGAGCGTCTCCTCGAGTGTGTTCTTGCCCGTCTTTCCAGCTGGGTCAACATTTCCCATGTACTGGGCAAATGCTTGCTGTGTCACCATTCCAACTGAAATGATGGCAAATGCGAGGATTGCGGTTCCAAATAATGTCTTATTCATAGTGTTTACCTGTTGTCATGGGGGCCAAGGTTTCTA
This region includes:
- a CDS encoding methane monooxygenase/ammonia monooxygenase subunit B, which encodes MVDKKIFVVALGVILALGTFGPHVAQMVQNAEAHGVQAQLQSRFVKIEDETFNRQSLNTGEELVISGKFVSLVERDLRGWNSIFSESTNAGNRWEILARSPPGNVFQIPGNAVIDYEIRAKALEPGVYHVHTQLNVASVGPGLGPGQTVVVSGEPILKPIPYTNIMYQSIIIAVGYVITFATRPWQVI
- a CDS encoding ammonia monooxygenase translates to MVWLRRCTHYLFIVVVAVNSTLLTINAGDYIFYTDWAWTSFVVFSISQTLMLVVGACYYLTFTGVPGTATYYALIMTVYTWVAKGAWFALGYPYDFIVTPVWLPSAMLLDLAYWATKKNKHSLILFGGVMAGLSLPLFNMVNLITVADPLETAFKYPRPTLPPYMTPIEPAVGKFYNSPVALGAGAGAVLSVTMAALGCKLNTWTYRWMAAWSKWD
- a CDS encoding methane monooxygenase/ammonia monooxygenase subunit C — encoded protein: MAQMPALIPKEVEIQRLKKIWLIVIAMGSTAASVEVDNFVDGSLHQTSIRDSAFTPAHWWLYSHFVALPLGWGAVAIYDRRVPILRGPNNSMNTGLKMTILGYLATMFTIGVNEMWHFWFVEEIFAVPNHWMFNMGVVVAFMGALAYVVRVYARLVELGAETPGENPYVAEMYKMALEGKLYSRSIP
- a CDS encoding DNA adenine methylase — translated: MLSQILSVEPKPFVKWAGGKRQLLDVIEKHLPRRFETYYEPFLGGGAVLFRMLAQNPDARCKASDLNSDLVLAYVTVRDRVDELIQSLQNHAKNYKKNPDSYYYKVREQEPKDQIEKVSRLLFLNRTCFNGLYRVNSKGKFNVPLGRYSNPNIVNEENLYAVSNILRIRKVQFSCRDFTSVLDDADRGDFVYFDPPYQPVSDTANFTSYTNRDFTYEDLQKLVKVSEKLSERGCNVLHSNSNSPEVRALFSKDWKIVAIRANRAINSDSSKRTGHTELLIKNY